The DNA region GGGGGACGACGATTGGGAGTAACTCCCGCCTCAATTTCCAACAACAGGATGGCTGATGCAAGCGGCTGAGCACAACGGAGTTTTTTGGCCGCGCTTGGGGGCCGGCGTTCTGGTTTTTCGCAACGAGCATGTTCTGCTGATTCAACGCAGTCAACCACCGTATCGTGATCACTGGACGCCGCCGGGCGGCAAAGTCGAGCCCGGCGAAACCGTTTTACAAGCGGCACAAAGAGAACTGCTGGAAGAGTGCTCGATCGTCGCACAGCATTATGCTTTCCTGGATTTCCATGAATTCATAGACATTAAAAATATCAGCTTCCCCCATCATTATGTGGTCCTCAACTATTTCGCCGACTATGCCTCTGGCGAATTGCGGGCCGGCGGCGATGTGGCGGATGCCGGGTGGTTCTGTTGCCATGAGCTGTCCCGGATGGCGGTGACGCCGGCGACGCGTGAGGCGGTCGCCAGGGCGATCCGCCTTCGTTCCGCATAAGGGAGACGACCAAGCCCGGACCCCAGGATTCGGGCTTTTGTTTGTAGGCGGACAAATTTGATCCACGCCGAAAAAATTCTCATCATCAAGCTGCGCGCCATCGGCGATGTGGTGCTGAGCACTATCGTGCTGGAGAATCTGGCCAGGGCTTTTCCCCACGCTGTCATGGATTTTTTAACCGAGCCGGCGCCGGCGGCGATCTTGTCTCAACATCCGGCGCTGCGTAGAGTATGGATTTTGGATCAGAAGGCCCGCCACCGCTCTGAGCGTTCGACGGATCGATGGGCTATGGCGACGTTGCTGAAGGCCCTTCGCGCCGAGCGCTACGACTTGGTGTTCGATTTTTTCGGCAACCCGCGCAGCGCATTAATCACCTGGGCCAGCGGCGCTTGCCATCGGGTGGGTTATGACTATCGCGTGCGCCGTTTGGCATACACCCATGTGGTGCCGTCGCGCGCCAGCGAGGTGCATGAAGCCGACTGGCATCTGGACGCACTAACAGCGCTGGATATCCCAATTGTCTCCCGCCGTCTGCAGGTGGCGTTCGGCTTCGAGGAGATCCAGTTTGCC from bacterium includes:
- a CDS encoding NUDIX domain-containing protein — its product is MQAAEHNGVFWPRLGAGVLVFRNEHVLLIQRSQPPYRDHWTPPGGKVEPGETVLQAAQRELLEECSIVAQHYAFLDFHEFIDIKNISFPHHYVVLNYFADYASGELRAGGDVADAGWFCCHELSRMAVTPATREAVARAIRLRSA